From Woronichinia naegeliana WA131, the proteins below share one genomic window:
- a CDS encoding histidine kinase — protein MPTASRQGNSVPLSLQFLLFIDERPYSQEYVKEIQNYLKTIEKHYDFELQVIEIGKQPQLVEHFRLVATPSLVKVAPEPKQTLAGSNIVNQLKKWWPRWEEAIAEQLLQQVHLEEVAPSCPRELSSVGYSGEIMKMADEIFHLKQEQEALLEQLKFKDQVLAMLAHDLRSPLTAASIAVDTLEILQSQGNTEKNLKLRDQLFQQSRKQFRVMNRLITDILQASKNMNAQFVVNSSPMCLQSLCYEILELYQEKFRKKSLALIDDIPQDVPFVFADEELIRQVIVNLLDNAIKYTPDGGKITLSILHRTTQKVQVSIADNGPGIPETKQESIFEGHFRLQRDQEKDGYGLGLSLCRKIIRAHYGQIWVNSVPEQGSCFVFTLPVHR, from the coding sequence ATGCCAACAGCCTCTAGGCAAGGTAACTCAGTTCCTCTGTCACTGCAATTTTTGCTGTTTATTGATGAGCGTCCCTATTCCCAGGAATATGTTAAAGAAATCCAAAATTATCTGAAAACAATTGAAAAGCATTACGATTTTGAGCTTCAAGTGATTGAGATCGGCAAACAGCCCCAATTGGTTGAGCATTTTCGATTAGTAGCTACACCTTCCTTGGTAAAAGTTGCTCCAGAACCAAAGCAAACCTTAGCCGGCAGTAATATTGTTAATCAACTGAAAAAATGGTGGCCTCGTTGGGAAGAAGCGATCGCCGAACAGTTGTTGCAACAGGTTCACTTAGAAGAGGTTGCCCCTAGTTGTCCAAGAGAATTGTCATCGGTGGGGTACTCTGGGGAAATCATGAAAATGGCGGATGAAATTTTCCACTTGAAACAGGAGCAGGAAGCTTTATTAGAACAGCTTAAGTTTAAGGATCAAGTGCTGGCGATGTTAGCTCACGATTTACGAAGTCCTTTAACAGCCGCATCCATTGCTGTGGATACCTTAGAGATTTTGCAGAGTCAAGGAAATACCGAAAAAAATCTAAAACTGCGGGATCAACTCTTTCAACAATCCCGTAAGCAGTTTCGGGTTATGAACCGTCTGATTACTGATATTCTTCAGGCTTCTAAAAACATGAATGCTCAGTTCGTGGTCAATAGCAGTCCCATGTGTCTTCAGTCTCTCTGCTATGAAATACTAGAGCTTTATCAGGAAAAATTTCGGAAAAAGTCCTTGGCGTTAATTGATGATATTCCCCAGGATGTTCCCTTTGTCTTTGCCGATGAGGAATTAATTCGACAGGTAATTGTCAATTTGTTAGACAATGCCATCAAATATACACCGGATGGCGGAAAAATTACCCTATCAATCCTTCACCGTACAACTCAAAAGGTACAAGTTAGCATTGCTGATAATGGGCCTGGCATTCCTGAGACTAAACAAGAAAGTATCTTTGAAGGGCATTTTCGTCTCCAACGAGATCAGGAAAAGGATGGTTATGGTTTGGGACTTTCTCTGTGTCGTAAAATTATTCGGGCCCACTATGGACAAATTTGGGTCAATAGTGTGCCGGAACAGGGAAGTTGTTTTGTGTTTACCTTACCCGTTCATCGTTAA
- a CDS encoding glutathione S-transferase, which translates to MLLLQFSTSHYCRKARLALNYKGISFQVENLTPGLHVLKLKPLTGLTTIPVLLPQEAGQPQVVADSTQIFHYLEQYQPLPPLKLLNPQQQLQAALLEDWLDESIGTATRFVYYHFRAGAGKMLDASLMSQTVISVVRAQYGINPASVKLARDRLTLAMQVLETWKVSPYLVGEQISIADLAAAALLSPLALIPDYRQSYPWLFERIREIHQQCGEPLPPGLNPG; encoded by the coding sequence ATGTTGCTCCTTCAATTTAGTACTTCTCACTACTGTCGTAAAGCCCGATTAGCTCTTAACTATAAGGGAATTTCCTTTCAAGTTGAAAACTTAACCCCTGGTCTCCATGTTCTAAAACTCAAACCACTTACGGGATTAACTACCATTCCGGTATTGCTGCCTCAAGAAGCAGGACAACCTCAAGTGGTAGCTGATTCTACTCAGATTTTTCATTACTTAGAACAATATCAGCCTTTACCCCCTTTAAAGTTGCTTAATCCCCAACAACAACTCCAGGCCGCATTATTAGAAGACTGGTTAGATGAAAGTATTGGTACAGCAACCCGATTTGTCTATTATCATTTTCGAGCCGGAGCCGGCAAGATGCTCGATGCTTCGCTGATGAGTCAGACCGTGATTAGCGTTGTCCGTGCTCAGTATGGTATCAATCCAGCTTCCGTCAAATTGGCCCGCGATCGCCTGACATTGGCCATGCAGGTACTAGAGACATGGAAAGTTTCTCCCTATCTAGTCGGAGAGCAAATCAGTATAGCAGATTTAGCGGCCGCCGCCTTACTCAGTCCTTTAGCTTTGATCCCTGACTATCGGCAATCCTATCCCTGGCTCTTTGAACGAATTCGGGAAATTCATCAACAATGTGGTGAACCCTTACCCCCTGGATTAAACCCAGGCTAA
- a CDS encoding IS1634 family transposase, which yields MPYYAKGGRPKQGATPLGFHYRLTGQLSLDSSCLEAASKRAGRFILATNVLDSQVLSPDQMLAEYKAQQNTERGFRFLKDPFFFASALFLKNPQRIMALMMIMVVSLLVYTLAQRRLRQALALAHQTIPNQKGKPTAIPTLLWVFQSFLFIRWLEIDGIQTIVNLTSKHKHILSFLGSSCQKYYFVS from the coding sequence ATTCCTTACTATGCCAAGGGAGGAAGACCGAAACAAGGGGCTACCCCTCTCGGTTTTCATTACCGCTTAACTGGGCAATTAAGCCTTGATTCCTCTTGCTTGGAAGCCGCATCTAAACGGGCTGGACGTTTTATTTTAGCTACTAATGTTCTTGATTCTCAGGTTTTGAGTCCCGACCAGATGTTGGCTGAATATAAGGCTCAACAAAACACCGAGCGCGGCTTTCGCTTTCTCAAAGACCCTTTCTTTTTTGCCTCTGCTCTTTTTCTCAAGAATCCTCAACGCATTATGGCTTTGATGATGATTATGGTTGTCTCTTTATTGGTTTATACTTTGGCACAACGTCGCCTACGACAGGCTTTGGCTCTTGCCCATCAGACTATTCCTAATCAAAAGGGTAAACCGACCGCCATTCCCACTCTGCTTTGGGTCTTTCAGTCTTTTCTGTTTATCCGTTGGTTAGAGATTGACGGCATTCAAACTATCGTTAATTTGACCTCCAAACACAAACATATTCTTTCCTTTCTTGGCTCTTCATGTCAAAAGTACTACTTTGTCTCTTGA
- the fbp gene encoding class 1 fructose-bisphosphatase: MVEASGVSIPEHTLDRDCTTLSRHVLQQLHSFSAEAQDLSAIMNRIALAGKLISRRLSKAGLMADVLGFTGETNVQGESVKKMDVYANDVFISVFKQSGLVCRLASEEMEKPYYIPENCPIGRYTLLYDPIDGSSNVDINLNVGSIFAIRQQQGDDLAGDAQDLLQQNGRQQLAAGYILYGPSTLLVYSLGAGLHSFVLDPSLGEFILAQENIQIPDHGPIYSTNEGNFWQWDEALRDYTRYVHRHEGYTSRYSGALVGDIHRILMQGGVFLYPGTIKNPEGKLRLLYETAPLAFLVEQAGGKASDGSQAILDLVPKKLHQRTPLVIGSKEDVKLVESFIADRKRRAVEEA; encoded by the coding sequence ATGGTTGAGGCAAGTGGTGTAAGTATTCCTGAACATACCCTGGATCGAGATTGCACAACCCTTTCTCGCCACGTTCTGCAACAACTGCATAGTTTTAGTGCCGAAGCCCAGGATCTCAGTGCCATTATGAATCGTATTGCCCTGGCCGGTAAATTAATCTCTCGTCGTTTGAGCAAAGCTGGGTTAATGGCCGATGTTCTGGGATTTACTGGCGAAACGAATGTCCAGGGGGAATCCGTCAAAAAAATGGATGTTTATGCTAACGACGTGTTTATTTCCGTTTTTAAACAAAGCGGTCTGGTCTGTCGATTAGCCTCTGAAGAAATGGAAAAACCCTACTACATTCCTGAAAATTGCCCGATTGGTCGCTATACCCTGCTTTATGATCCTATAGATGGCTCCTCCAACGTGGATATTAATTTAAACGTCGGTTCCATTTTTGCCATTCGTCAACAACAGGGAGATGATCTAGCCGGAGATGCCCAGGATTTATTACAACAAAATGGCCGTCAACAGTTGGCAGCCGGTTATATTCTCTATGGCCCTTCTACCCTTTTGGTCTATTCCCTCGGCGCGGGTCTGCATTCATTCGTCCTAGATCCCAGTTTGGGAGAATTTATTTTAGCCCAGGAGAATATTCAAATTCCCGATCATGGCCCCATCTACAGCACCAATGAAGGCAACTTTTGGCAGTGGGACGAAGCTCTTCGGGACTATACTCGTTATGTTCATCGCCATGAAGGTTATACCTCTCGTTATAGCGGGGCCTTAGTGGGAGACATTCATCGCATTCTGATGCAGGGAGGCGTTTTTCTTTATCCTGGTACCATTAAAAATCCCGAAGGAAAATTGCGTTTACTCTACGAAACGGCTCCTTTGGCCTTTTTAGTCGAACAAGCGGGCGGTAAAGCCAGTGATGGTTCTCAAGCTATTTTAGATTTAGTTCCGAAAAAGCTTCATCAACGCACGCCATTAGTGATTGGTAGCAAAGAGGATGTCAAATTAGTAGAATCTTTTATTGCCGATCGCAAGCGCAGAGCAGTGGAGGAAGCTTAA
- a CDS encoding ISKra4 family transposase, translated as MKSDKEETMMTAKLINVEGSKIKIELTLELSRSMLDTEINIQKGLNEVGCIASKEALKYLDTDGSPLKIGEEIWKSKGEQPKEYQTPYGEVIVNRHVYQRSVGGKTYCPLEREARIIITSTPLLAKQVSSKMSGMAGKEVKNDLLENHGRKVALSYIQRLSEAVGSVVQAKEEAWSYAPPKEDSQIATVGIGLDGTCMLMCEDGYREAMVGTVSLYDSEGERQHTIYLGAAPEYGKKSFLERLEREIERAKKRYPEATFVGIADGAESNWKFLEKQTEEQILDFYHASGYLGALAEALHPNTVSKQKEWLTENCRELKHEKGKAGELLNLMKEVKEEKSHS; from the coding sequence ATGAAAAGTGACAAAGAGGAAACAATGATGACAGCAAAACTAATTAATGTAGAGGGTTCAAAGATAAAAATAGAACTAACATTAGAACTCAGTCGTTCAATGTTGGATACAGAAATAAATATTCAAAAAGGCTTAAACGAAGTAGGTTGCATCGCCAGCAAAGAAGCCTTGAAATATTTAGATACAGATGGTTCACCCTTAAAAATCGGTGAAGAAATCTGGAAGAGTAAGGGAGAGCAACCGAAAGAATATCAAACACCTTATGGTGAGGTTATAGTGAATCGTCATGTATATCAGCGTTCAGTAGGAGGAAAAACGTATTGCCCCTTAGAAAGAGAAGCAAGGATAATCATAACATCAACGCCATTATTGGCAAAACAGGTATCCTCAAAAATGTCAGGGATGGCAGGCAAAGAGGTGAAAAATGATTTATTAGAAAATCATGGTAGAAAAGTAGCGCTATCCTATATCCAAAGATTGAGTGAAGCAGTAGGAAGTGTGGTACAGGCAAAAGAAGAAGCGTGGAGTTATGCCCCGCCCAAGGAGGATAGCCAAATTGCAACAGTGGGAATAGGATTAGATGGAACCTGTATGCTGATGTGTGAGGATGGCTACCGTGAAGCAATGGTGGGAACCGTTTCCCTATACGATAGTGAAGGCGAACGTCAACATACAATCTATCTAGGTGCGGCACCAGAGTATGGAAAAAAGAGTTTTCTAGAAAGATTAGAAAGAGAAATTGAGCGAGCGAAAAAACGTTATCCAGAGGCAACATTTGTCGGGATAGCAGACGGGGCAGAATCAAATTGGAAGTTTTTAGAAAAGCAAACGGAAGAACAGATATTAGATTTCTATCATGCCTCTGGTTACTTAGGAGCGTTGGCAGAAGCGTTGCATCCTAATACAGTGTCAAAACAAAAAGAATGGTTGACTGAAAATTGTCGAGAACTCAAGCATGAAAAAGGAAAAGCAGGAGAACTGCTAAATCTGATGAAAGAAGTCAAAGAAGAAAAAAGTCATTCTTAA
- a CDS encoding DegT/DnrJ/EryC1/StrS family aminotransferase — protein MGFNYRMTDRQGAVGLVQLGKLDSLLAERQYWANFYLL, from the coding sequence TTGGGATTTAACTATCGCATGACGGATCGGCAAGGGGCGGTGGGATTGGTACAGTTAGGCAAACTGGATAGCCTCTTGGCGGAGCGGCAATATTGGGCAAATTTCTACTTGCTGTAA
- a CDS encoding transposase — protein sequence MLEWWTKNFASCELGDERLNNRAFSIGKKLSEGFGKALSEVFKGGNELKRAYEFLGIRKQTLSR from the coding sequence ATGTTGGAATGGTGGACAAAAAACTTTGCCAGTTGTGAATTGGGAGACGAGAGGCTAAACAATCGTGCCTTCTCGATTGGGAAAAAGTTAAGTGAGGGGTTTGGAAAAGCCTTATCAGAAGTGTTTAAGGGAGGAAACGAGTTAAAGAGGGCCTATGAATTTTTGGGAATCCGAAAACAGACTTTGTCAAGATAA
- the queF gene encoding preQ(1) synthase has product MNEVSNLPTNVNSTEVKYGERLIESGQLITFPNPRVGRRYDVHITLPEFTCKCPFSGYPDFATINITYCPDQTVVELKALKLYINHYRDRCISHEEVVNVILDDFVAACNPLFVKIKADFSPRGNVHTVIEVQQEKASLNSLETAS; this is encoded by the coding sequence ATGAATGAAGTCTCAAATCTGCCTACGAACGTAAATAGTACTGAAGTTAAGTATGGTGAACGTCTGATTGAGTCTGGACAATTAATTACCTTTCCGAATCCGAGGGTTGGCCGTCGCTATGATGTCCATATTACCCTGCCCGAATTTACCTGTAAATGTCCTTTTTCGGGCTATCCTGATTTTGCCACCATTAATATCACCTACTGTCCAGATCAAACGGTTGTCGAGTTAAAGGCTCTGAAACTTTATATTAATCATTACCGCGATCGCTGTATTTCCCATGAAGAGGTTGTCAATGTGATCCTAGATGATTTTGTCGCGGCCTGCAATCCTCTATTTGTCAAAATCAAAGCAGACTTTAGTCCAAGGGGAAATGTGCATACAGTCATTGAAGTTCAACAGGAAAAAGCCAGTCTAAATTC
- a CDS encoding IS4 family transposase, whose protein sequence is MTTAAVEEYKIMLSVGDTTFLDYRNIKEKREGYGPTGKGGNGLILHSALAIEPEKGQVLGLLWQKLWNREVKEKPPTDETAKQKKERQKEQRKAARQRPFEEKESYKWVEALNTCEKQVESSTRVIHVFDREGDVSEVFDSVRQLKHTGVLVRASHNRSLDKNSERLWQHLESEPIRFHQEIEIPSTGKRKARKVKLAVRFCSVNLRTPYRFDNRDPLNVYAVYATEIDCPEGETPLSWMLLTTEVVETIEMAVTILRWYTYRWRVEEFHKVLKSGCQSERYRLASDGMKTLLGFLSVIAVELLHVTYLHRTQPDALAIEILNPLQLQVLKAAASQKLPPILTVAWAVESVAFLGGYLEHRRKTPLGIQVLWRGWLKLHDLCQGWQLAIRT, encoded by the coding sequence ATGACAACTGCCGCCGTAGAAGAATATAAGATAATGCTATCAGTCGGAGATACGACCTTCTTAGATTATCGCAATATCAAGGAAAAAAGGGAAGGGTATGGGCCGACTGGAAAAGGAGGGAATGGATTAATACTGCATAGTGCTTTAGCAATTGAGCCAGAAAAAGGACAAGTATTAGGTTTATTATGGCAAAAACTGTGGAATAGGGAGGTAAAAGAAAAGCCCCCAACAGATGAAACGGCGAAGCAGAAAAAAGAAAGACAGAAAGAACAAAGAAAAGCAGCTCGTCAAAGACCATTTGAGGAAAAAGAATCCTACAAATGGGTAGAGGCTCTAAACACCTGTGAGAAACAGGTAGAAAGTTCAACGAGGGTAATTCATGTATTTGACAGAGAAGGAGATGTTTCAGAAGTCTTTGACTCAGTGCGTCAACTCAAGCATACAGGAGTGCTGGTCAGAGCGTCTCATAATCGTAGTTTAGACAAAAATAGTGAACGACTTTGGCAACATTTGGAATCAGAACCGATTCGTTTTCATCAAGAAATCGAGATTCCGAGTACAGGAAAAAGAAAAGCACGGAAGGTTAAGCTTGCCGTCCGATTTTGCTCAGTTAATCTACGAACTCCCTATCGTTTTGATAATCGTGACCCGTTGAATGTCTATGCTGTTTATGCGACAGAAATCGATTGTCCCGAAGGCGAAACTCCTTTATCTTGGATGCTTCTGACTACAGAAGTTGTTGAGACTATTGAGATGGCTGTCACTATTCTTCGTTGGTACACCTACCGATGGCGGGTTGAAGAATTTCATAAAGTCCTTAAGTCTGGTTGTCAGAGTGAGCGTTATCGACTTGCCTCTGATGGAATGAAAACTCTTTTGGGTTTTTTAAGTGTCATTGCTGTTGAACTTTTACACGTTACTTATCTTCATCGTACCCAGCCCGATGCTCTCGCGATTGAAATTCTTAATCCTCTTCAACTTCAGGTGTTAAAAGCAGCCGCCTCTCAAAAACTTCCCCCTATTTTGACTGTTGCTTGGGCTGTCGAGTCTGTTGCTTTTCTTGGTGGTTATCTTGAACATCGTCGTAAAACTCCTCTCGGTATCCAAGTCCTTTGGCGCGGTTGGTTGAAGTTGCATGACCTTTGCCAAGGCTGGCAGCTTGCAATCCGCACTTAA
- a CDS encoding IS630 family transposase — protein sequence MIKLEFTEEDKRLLSYGRFNHPHPRVQLKMEVLWLKSQGLSHQKIAQFAGVSVNTVTSYIRDYQEGGIEKLKEIKFNRPKSELTEHQGTIEAYFESNPPARINEAVKRIEELTGIKRSPTQVRKFLKSIGMRCLKVGTIPSKADVEAQDSYRKKELEPRLEEAKAGKRAVFFVDASDFVMGAFVNFIWCFKRIFIKSPSGRKRFNVLGALNAITHEVIMVTNSSYITGTQVCELLEKIAELGLLIPITLVLDNARYQKCRIVQELAESLGIELLYLPPYSPNLNLIERLWKFVKKKCLYAKYYEDFTQFSAAISGCLEDANVKYKEELDSLLTLRFQRFDKSQIMNV from the coding sequence ATGATTAAGTTAGAATTTACGGAAGAAGACAAAAGACTGTTGTCTTACGGTCGGTTTAATCACCCGCATCCTAGAGTACAGCTAAAGATGGAAGTTTTATGGTTAAAAAGTCAGGGATTATCTCATCAAAAAATTGCTCAATTCGCAGGAGTTTCAGTAAATACGGTGACAAGCTATATCCGTGATTATCAAGAGGGCGGGATAGAAAAACTAAAAGAAATAAAATTTAATCGCCCGAAAAGCGAGTTAACAGAGCATCAAGGGACAATTGAGGCATATTTTGAGTCAAATCCACCAGCAAGAATAAATGAAGCAGTAAAAAGAATAGAAGAATTAACGGGAATAAAAAGAAGTCCAACGCAAGTCAGAAAATTTTTAAAGTCAATAGGAATGAGGTGTCTAAAGGTGGGAACAATTCCATCAAAAGCAGATGTAGAAGCTCAGGATAGCTATAGGAAAAAAGAGCTAGAACCAAGGCTAGAAGAGGCAAAAGCAGGAAAAAGGGCAGTTTTCTTTGTAGATGCCTCTGATTTTGTAATGGGAGCATTTGTAAATTTTATATGGTGCTTCAAAAGGATTTTTATTAAGTCACCATCAGGGAGAAAACGTTTTAATGTGTTAGGAGCATTAAATGCAATTACCCATGAAGTAATTATGGTAACGAACAGTTCTTATATTACGGGAACTCAGGTTTGTGAACTCCTAGAAAAGATAGCAGAATTAGGACTATTAATACCGATTACGTTGGTATTAGACAATGCTCGTTATCAAAAATGCCGAATTGTGCAGGAGTTGGCAGAATCATTAGGAATAGAGTTACTGTACTTACCTCCTTATTCTCCTAACTTGAATTTAATTGAAAGACTGTGGAAGTTTGTGAAGAAGAAGTGTTTATACGCAAAATATTATGAAGATTTTACGCAGTTTTCTGCAGCAATTTCAGGATGTCTTGAAGATGCTAACGTAAAATATAAGGAGGAGCTTGATTCTTTGCTCACCTTACGATTTCAACGCTTTGATAAATCTCAGATTATGAACGTTTGA
- a CDS encoding ISAs1 family transposase, translating into MKLRPKYRLVEHFAEIDDPRIERTKRHKLIDILTIAILAVICGAEGWVAMESFGKAKHQWLKKILELPNGIPSHDTFARVFASLNPEQFQDCFLHWVKSIAEVSEGEVIAIDGKTLRHSYDNANGKGAIQMVSAWATANRLVLGQCKVESKSNEITAIPKLLKMLEVKGCIVTIDAMGTQTKIAQQIVGRGGDYVLALKGNQGNLCEDVEQLFAHAQSVNFAGIKHDFHQTIDKGHGRIEIRRCWTMEQTEFLLGGEKWAKLTSICMIKAERRLKDKTEYETRYYISSLPSNAQKLSQSVRSHWLIENSLHWVLDLAFNEDACRIRKDFAPENLAVLRHIALNLLTKENTLKLGIKNKRLRAGWDEDYLLKVLLG; encoded by the coding sequence ATGAAACTCCGACCCAAATATAGACTGGTAGAACACTTTGCCGAAATAGATGACCCTCGCATCGAACGAACAAAACGGCATAAACTCATTGATATTCTAACGATTGCCATCTTAGCCGTCATTTGTGGAGCAGAAGGTTGGGTAGCCATGGAAAGTTTCGGCAAGGCTAAACATCAATGGCTAAAAAAAATTTTGGAATTGCCAAATGGCATCCCCTCCCACGATACGTTTGCGCGTGTATTTGCTAGTCTGAATCCAGAGCAATTTCAAGACTGTTTTCTGCATTGGGTCAAAAGTATAGCGGAGGTAAGTGAAGGGGAAGTGATAGCGATTGACGGCAAAACCCTTCGCCACTCCTATGATAATGCCAACGGAAAGGGCGCAATTCAGATGGTAAGTGCATGGGCAACAGCAAATCGTCTAGTACTAGGACAGTGCAAGGTGGAAAGCAAATCGAATGAAATCACGGCGATACCCAAACTCCTGAAAATGCTAGAGGTCAAAGGTTGTATCGTAACGATTGATGCCATGGGAACTCAGACAAAGATTGCCCAACAGATAGTAGGGCGAGGGGGAGATTATGTTTTGGCATTGAAAGGCAATCAAGGTAATCTATGTGAGGATGTTGAACAATTATTTGCTCATGCTCAATCGGTTAATTTTGCGGGAATTAAGCATGATTTTCATCAAACAATAGACAAGGGACATGGACGGATTGAAATTCGCCGTTGCTGGACGATGGAACAAACAGAATTTTTGCTGGGTGGGGAGAAATGGGCAAAGTTGACGAGCATCTGTATGATTAAAGCGGAGAGACGATTGAAAGACAAAACAGAGTATGAGACCCGCTACTATATCAGTAGCCTGCCGAGTAATGCTCAAAAATTATCCCAATCTGTTCGTAGTCATTGGTTGATAGAAAACTCTTTACATTGGGTTCTAGACTTGGCCTTCAACGAGGATGCTTGTCGCATTCGTAAGGATTTTGCTCCTGAGAATTTAGCCGTCTTACGCCATATCGCTCTTAACTTGCTCACAAAGGAAAATACTCTGAAACTTGGTATCAAGAATAAACGGCTACGCGCTGGTTGGGACGAGGACTATCTCCTTAAGGTTTTACTCGGATAA
- a CDS encoding transposase, with protein sequence MYVGDGIKVGKEGRKMPGVKRLHQESEDVSKPEWIRGHYFNALSILVGVGKACFALPLVLRLDDGIKSKATEKGEGKGKKKVKTSLVTKMADLCVTYAEAGSYVILDAYFACEPVLKSFRQNALHLITRVRCSTVAYAPFCSVPTLTGRGRPRIWGSSIKLEKLFALAADFPTAKVWLYGQQVTVSYQCFEFHWDSPHQLVKFVLTQLPNGRRLILLSTDLCLTGPEIIAAYGLRFKIEVTFRQLVHLLGSFAYRFWLKSLPTLPTWPSNLILSDYPQAVQTQILNKVEAFERFVNLNAIALGLLQILALELPQGIWANFPRWFRTLPSHGYPSERIAQPDFSR encoded by the coding sequence GTGTATGTGGGTGATGGCATCAAAGTGGGGAAAGAAGGACGCAAGATGCCAGGTGTAAAACGACTACACCAAGAATCGGAAGATGTGTCCAAGCCAGAGTGGATAAGGGGTCATTACTTCAATGCCTTGAGTATTTTGGTGGGAGTAGGGAAAGCCTGCTTTGCCTTGCCCTTAGTGTTGCGGCTAGACGATGGCATCAAGTCCAAAGCAACCGAGAAGGGGGAGGGAAAAGGCAAAAAAAAGGTGAAGACGAGCCTGGTGACAAAAATGGCTGACCTTTGTGTTACTTACGCAGAGGCAGGGAGTTATGTAATTTTGGATGCTTATTTTGCTTGCGAACCAGTGCTCAAAAGTTTTCGCCAGAACGCCTTGCATCTAATCACAAGAGTGCGTTGCTCCACCGTCGCCTATGCCCCCTTTTGTTCCGTGCCGACGCTGACGGGGAGAGGACGACCACGGATTTGGGGGAGTTCGATAAAACTAGAAAAGCTGTTCGCTCTGGCGGCGGACTTTCCGACAGCTAAAGTCTGGCTCTATGGTCAACAAGTCACGGTTTCTTATCAGTGCTTTGAGTTCCACTGGGATAGTCCCCATCAGCTCGTCAAGTTTGTTCTGACCCAATTGCCTAACGGACGACGACTGATTCTGCTTTCTACTGATCTCTGTTTGACTGGACCTGAGATTATTGCCGCTTACGGTCTCCGATTTAAGATTGAAGTCACTTTTCGTCAATTAGTCCATCTTTTGGGCAGCTTTGCCTATCGTTTTTGGCTTAAGAGTCTTCCTACTTTACCTACCTGGCCCAGCAATCTTATCCTCAGTGACTATCCACAAGCTGTTCAGACTCAGATTTTAAACAAGGTAGAAGCCTTTGAGCGTTTTGTTAACCTTAATGCCATTGCTTTAGGGCTACTTCAAATTCTCGCCTTAGAGTTACCCCAGGGGATTTGGGCTAATTTTCCTCGATGGTTTCGGACATTACCATCCCATGGCTACCCTAGTGAACGGATTGCTCAACCTGACTTTTCCCGTTAA